A stretch of Balaenoptera ricei isolate mBalRic1 chromosome 9, mBalRic1.hap2, whole genome shotgun sequence DNA encodes these proteins:
- the TAS2R60 gene encoding LOW QUALITY PROTEIN: taste receptor type 2 member 60 (The sequence of the model RefSeq protein was modified relative to this genomic sequence to represent the inferred CDS: inserted 1 base in 1 codon; substituted 2 bases at 2 genomic stop codons), protein MSGEDMVPGPQLADKRAFTFAIILFLLCLVAVVGNGLITVALGMEWLLQRTLSPCNKLLVSLGASSFCLXWVVMSKNVYIFLNPIAFPYNPVFQFLAFQWDFLNAVTLWFSTWLSVFYCVKIATFTXPVFLWLKQMVSALVPWMLLSSVGLSSFSAILFFIGNQRVXQNYLKRALQSWNATGNAMRTYERLYFFPLKIVTWTVPTVVFIAGTALLITSLGRHTMKVSLSISGSHDPSTQAHIKALLALISFAVLFVSCFLSLVLSASGVFPSLEFRYWVWQAVIYLCTVVRPIVLFLSDRRLRAVLERGCSSGLGAS, encoded by the exons ATGAGTGGAGAGGACATGGTTCCAGGACCTCAGTTGGCTGATAAGAGAGCCTTTACCTTTGCtatcattttattccttttgtgctTGGTGGCAGTGGTGGGTAATGGCTTAATCACCGTGGCACTGGGCATGGAGTGGTTGCTGCAGAGAACTTTGTCACCTTGCAATAAGTTATTGGTCAGCCTGGGAGCCTCTAGCTTCTGTCTGTGATGGGTGGTGATGAGTAAGAACGTTTATATTTTCCTGAATCCAATAGCCTTCCCATACAACCCTGTATTCCAGTTCCTAGCCTTTCAGTGGGACTTCTTGAATGCTGTCACGTTATGGTTCTCCACCTGGCTCAGTGTCTTCTACTGTGTGAAAATCGCAACCTTCA CCCCCGTCTTCCTCTGGCTAAAGCAGATGGTGTCTGCATTGGTTCCATGGATGCTGCTCAGCTCTGTGGGGCTCTCCAGCTTCAGcgccattctgtttttcatagGCAACCAGAGAGTATAGCAGAACTATTTAAAGAGGGCTCTGCAATCTTGGAATGCCACTGGGAATGCTATGAGAACATATGAGAGACTCTACTTCTTCCCTTTGAAAATTGTTACCTGGACAGTCCCTACTGTTGTCTTCATCGCTGGCACGGCTTTGCTCATTACATCTCTGGGAAGACACACCATGAAGGTCTCCCTGTCCATCTCAGGCTCTCATGATCCCAGCACCCAGGCACACATCAAGGCTCTCCTGGCTCTCATCTCCTTTGCTGTCCTCTTCGTTTCCTGTTTTCTGTCACTGGTGCTCAGTGCCTCAGGTGTGTTTCCATCCCTGGAATTCAGGTACTGGGTGTGGCAGGCTGTGATTTATCTGTGCACAGTAGTCCGCCCCATTGTTCTTTTCTTGAGTGACCGCAGGCTGAGAGCTGTGCTAGAGAGGGGCTGCTCCTCAGGGCTTGGGGCATCTTGA
- the TAS2R41 gene encoding LOW QUALITY PROTEIN: taste receptor type 2 member 41 (The sequence of the model RefSeq protein was modified relative to this genomic sequence to represent the inferred CDS: substituted 2 bases at 2 genomic stop codons) encodes MTGAGGQAPRHRVVTGGGTSLHPAFAVLFVLLFVLLCVLGLPASGFIVLVLSREWVXPGRLLPSSVILFSLGVSCFCLQWVGMANNFYYFLHLVEYRGGPAWQFFGLRXDFLNSFTFWFGSWLSDLFFMKIANFTHPTFLWLKYRFPGLVPWLLLGSLLISLIITLLFFWGNHDLYKGFLIRKFSGNLTYNQRSRRLEIHHFLPLKLVTLSIPCSLFLVSMAVLMNSLRRHMWRMRHSAHSLQEPSAQAHTRAPKSLISFLVLYALSFMSLIIDAAGFYSSESDWYWPWQILTYSCTSIHPFILILSNLRLRGVFRQLILLARGFWVA; translated from the exons ATGACGGGG GCAGGAGGCCAGGCACCAAGGCACAGGGTGGTGACCGGAGGAGGGACCAGCCTGCACCCAGCATTCGCAGTCCTCTTCGTGCTGCTCTTTGTTCTGCTCTGTGTGCTGGGACTCCCGGCCAGTGGCTTCATTGTGCTGGTGCTGAGCAGAGAATGGGTGTGACCAGGGAGGCTGCTCCCCTCCAGCGTGATCCTCTTTAGCTTGGGTGTCTCCTGCTTCTGCCTGCAGTGGGTTGGAATGGCGAACAACTTCTACTACTTCCTCCATCTGGTCGAGTACCGCGGGGGTCCTGCCTGGCAGTTCTTTGGTCTACGCTGAGACTTCCTGAACTCGTTCACCTTCTGGTTTGGCTCCTGGCTCAGCGACCTCTTCTTCATGAAGATTGCTAACTTCACCCACCCCACCTTCCTCTGGCTGAAGTACAGGTTCCCAGGGTTAGTGCCCTGGCTTCTGCTGGGCTCTCTCCTCATCTCCCTCATCATCACCCTGTTGTTCTTTTGGGGGAACCACGATTTGTATAAAGGTTTCCTTATTAGAAAATTTTCTGGTAACCTGACCTACAATCAGCGGAGCAGGAGGCTGGAAATTCACCATTTTCTACCCCTGAAACTGGTCACCCTTTCAATTCCTTGCTCTCTTTTTCTGGTCTCGATGGCTGTGTTGATGAACTCTCTGAGGAGACACATGTGGAGGATGCGGCACAGTGCCCACAGCCTGCAGGAGCCCAGCGCCCAGGCTCACACCAGAGCTCCGAAGTCACTCATCTCCTTCCTCGTTCTTTATGCTCTGTCCTTCATGTCCCTGATCATCGATGCTGCAGGGTTCTACTCCTCAGAAAGTGACTGGTACTGGCCATGGCAGATTTTAACTTACTCGTgcacatccatccatccctttATCCTCATCCTCAGCAACCTCAGGCTTCGAGGGGTGTTCAGGCAGCTAATTTTGTTGGCCAGGGGCTTCTGGGTGGCCTAA